The following proteins are co-located in the Mesorhizobium sp. M1E.F.Ca.ET.045.02.1.1 genome:
- a CDS encoding peptidoglycan -binding protein → MALARRRADRRIDYWPGFVDALSTLLLAIMFLLTVFVLAQFLLSREISGKDTVLNRLNSQINELTQLLALERSNSQDKEDTLANLQASLSAAEAEKSRLQQLLDQGAGAGDAANKRAEALSGELSNQRQISQQALSQVEILNQQIAALRKQIGALEDALNVSEQRDRDSNTKIADLGRRLNVALAQRVQELNRYRSDFFGRLREILADRENIRIVGDRFVFQSEVLFPTGSEVINDAGKVEMKKLADAIIELQKEIPPEISWVLRVDGHTDNKPLSGTGRYRDNWELSTARATSVVKFLIENGVPANRLVAAGFGEFQPLDPADTDEARSKNRRIELKLTER, encoded by the coding sequence GTGGCGCTGGCAAGACGGCGCGCCGACCGCCGCATCGACTACTGGCCGGGCTTCGTCGACGCGCTGTCGACGCTGCTTTTGGCGATCATGTTCCTGCTCACCGTCTTCGTGCTGGCGCAGTTCCTGCTCAGCCGCGAAATTTCCGGCAAGGACACGGTGCTCAACCGCCTCAACTCGCAGATCAACGAACTGACCCAGTTGCTCGCGCTGGAGCGCTCGAACAGCCAGGACAAGGAGGATACGCTCGCCAACCTGCAGGCTTCGCTGTCGGCGGCGGAAGCGGAAAAGAGCCGTCTGCAGCAATTGCTTGACCAAGGCGCCGGCGCCGGCGATGCGGCCAACAAGCGCGCCGAAGCGCTGTCCGGCGAGCTCAGCAACCAGCGGCAGATCAGCCAGCAGGCGCTGAGCCAGGTCGAGATCCTCAACCAGCAGATCGCGGCGCTGCGCAAGCAGATCGGCGCGCTCGAGGACGCGCTCAACGTCTCCGAGCAGCGCGATCGCGACTCCAACACCAAGATCGCCGACCTCGGCCGCCGCCTGAACGTAGCGCTTGCGCAGCGCGTCCAGGAGCTCAACCGCTACCGCTCCGATTTCTTCGGCCGGCTGCGCGAGATCCTCGCCGACCGCGAGAACATCCGCATCGTCGGCGACCGCTTCGTCTTCCAGTCGGAGGTGCTGTTTCCGACCGGCTCCGAGGTGATCAACGATGCCGGCAAGGTCGAGATGAAGAAGCTCGCCGACGCCATCATCGAATTGCAGAAGGAAATCCCGCCGGAGATCAGCTGGGTGCTGCGCGTCGACGGCCACACCGACAACAAGCCGCTGTCCGGTACCGGACGCTATCGCGACAACTGGGAACTTTCGACGGCGCGCGCGACCTCGGTGGTGAAGTTTTTGATAGAGAACGGCGTGCCGGCCAACCGGCTGGTCGCCGCCGGCTTCGGCGAGTTCCAGCCGCTCGATCCGGCAGATACGGATGAGGCGCGCAGCAAGAACCGCCGTATCGAACTGAAGCTCACCGAGCGCTGA
- a CDS encoding MotA/TolQ/ExbB proton channel family protein, protein MAFLRSFGRRSDVLVYDPHKLSSPQVFLLTMVIFLVIVAFIAAILTRQISRAFSSNPGLNGLIIGVLAVGILLAFVQVGRLFREVRWVNSFRAGSETTEPVLLAPMKAMIGRSSTIAFSTSSMRTMLDSIATRLDETRDTSRYLVGLLIFLGLLGTFWGLLNTIASIRETIEALDPGSGDAAAVLEALKQGLSAPLAGMGTAFSSSLFGLSGSLVLGFLDLQAGRAQTRFYTELENWLSSVTDLSSDIVVSDSARAEPSEEIRLLSERLRSLQENGGGSNPRVATAMANLADGISGLVKNMRSEQQIMRDWVEAQSDEQKAMRNTLEKIADALKKQGVH, encoded by the coding sequence ATGGCTTTTCTCAGATCCTTCGGCAGGCGCTCGGATGTCCTGGTCTACGATCCGCACAAGCTGTCGAGCCCGCAGGTCTTCCTGCTCACCATGGTGATCTTCCTGGTCATCGTCGCTTTCATCGCCGCCATCCTCACCCGCCAGATCTCGAGAGCCTTCTCCAGCAATCCCGGCCTCAACGGGCTGATCATCGGCGTGCTCGCGGTCGGCATCCTGCTCGCCTTCGTCCAGGTCGGCCGGCTGTTCCGCGAGGTGCGTTGGGTCAATTCCTTCCGTGCCGGCTCCGAGACCACCGAGCCGGTGCTGCTGGCGCCGATGAAGGCGATGATCGGCCGCTCGTCGACGATCGCGTTCTCGACCTCGTCGATGCGCACCATGCTCGATTCCATCGCCACCCGCCTCGATGAAACCCGCGACACCTCGCGCTATCTCGTCGGCCTCCTGATCTTCCTCGGCTTGCTCGGCACCTTCTGGGGCCTGCTCAACACCATCGCCTCGATCCGCGAGACCATCGAGGCGCTCGATCCCGGCAGCGGCGACGCCGCAGCCGTGCTCGAGGCGCTGAAGCAGGGCCTTTCGGCGCCGCTCGCCGGCATGGGCACGGCCTTCTCGTCCTCTCTGTTCGGTCTCTCCGGCTCGCTGGTGCTCGGCTTCCTCGATCTGCAGGCCGGCCGCGCCCAGACCCGCTTCTACACCGAGCTCGAGAACTGGCTGTCCTCGGTCACCGACCTATCGTCCGACATCGTCGTCTCGGATTCGGCCCGCGCCGAACCGTCGGAGGAGATCCGCCTGCTGTCGGAGCGGCTGCGCAGCCTGCAGGAGAATGGCGGCGGCTCCAATCCGCGCGTCGCCACCGCCATGGCCAACCTCGCCGACGGCATCTCCGGCCTGGTCAAGAACATGCGCTCCGAGCAGCAGATCATGCGCGACTGGGTCGAGGCGCAGTCCGACGAGCAGAAGGCCATGCGCAACACCCTGGAAAAGATCGCCGACGCGCTGAAGAAGCAAGGGGTCCACTGA
- a CDS encoding hemolysin III family protein: MSDARPDSQIKIGTQIEIPFVGRWHYSRAEMIADGIVHAVGIVLAIAAGSAFLALAAFHSGPGEYVAAVFYVVALLTVLSVSLAYNLWPISWPAKWILRRFDHAAIYLLIAATYTPFLAQLHGSPLTVPMIIVVWTAAVMGIAIKMFLPGRYDRLAIVFYLAIGWSGIALAGPLVETLPTASIVLLVAGGIVYSLGVIFFAWKGLRFHNAVWHGFVVTGAGLHLAAMVDCLVISRF, encoded by the coding sequence ATGAGCGACGCGCGGCCAGACTCCCAGATCAAAATCGGGACCCAGATTGAAATCCCCTTCGTGGGTCGCTGGCATTACTCGCGCGCCGAGATGATCGCCGACGGCATTGTCCATGCCGTGGGCATCGTGCTGGCGATCGCGGCCGGCTCGGCCTTCCTGGCTTTAGCCGCCTTCCATTCCGGTCCCGGTGAATATGTCGCCGCGGTCTTCTACGTCGTGGCGCTGCTCACCGTGCTGTCGGTGTCGCTGGCCTACAATCTGTGGCCGATATCGTGGCCGGCGAAATGGATATTGCGCCGCTTCGACCACGCTGCGATCTATCTTCTGATCGCCGCCACCTATACGCCTTTCCTCGCCCAACTCCACGGCTCGCCGCTGACCGTGCCCATGATCATCGTCGTTTGGACGGCGGCAGTGATGGGGATCGCAATCAAGATGTTCCTGCCCGGGCGCTACGACCGCCTGGCGATCGTCTTCTACCTCGCCATCGGCTGGAGCGGCATCGCACTGGCCGGACCGCTGGTCGAGACCCTGCCGACAGCTTCGATCGTGCTGCTCGTCGCCGGCGGCATCGTCTATTCCTTGGGTGTCATCTTCTTCGCCTGGAAAGGCCTGCGCTTCCACAATGCCGTCTGGCACGGTTTCGTCGTCACCGGCGCCGGGCTGCATCTGGCCGCCATGGTCGACTGCCTGGTGATCAGCCGGTTCTGA
- a CDS encoding inositol monophosphatase family protein, whose amino-acid sequence MARSAILNVMVQAAMKAGRSLSRDFGEVQNLQVSMKGPGDYVSQADRKAEEIVFAELSKARPGYAFLMEERGAVAGEDDQHRWIVDPLDGTTNFLHGIPLFAVSIALERQGQIVAGVVYNPAMDELYTAERGGGAFMNDRRLRVAGRAKLTDAVIGCGVPHLGRGQHGNFLIELRNVMAEVSGVRRLGSASLDLAYVAAGRMDGFWEVGLSAWDIAAGLLLIREAGGFVSDFEGGQDMLERGSVVAGNEGIQRALLKTVKKPLASR is encoded by the coding sequence ATGGCACGCTCCGCGATCCTCAATGTCATGGTCCAGGCCGCGATGAAGGCCGGCCGCTCGCTGTCGCGCGATTTCGGCGAGGTGCAGAACCTGCAGGTCTCGATGAAGGGACCGGGCGACTATGTCAGCCAGGCCGACCGCAAGGCGGAGGAAATCGTCTTTGCCGAACTGTCCAAGGCCCGCCCCGGCTACGCTTTCCTGATGGAGGAGCGCGGCGCCGTCGCGGGCGAGGATGACCAGCATCGCTGGATCGTCGACCCGCTCGACGGCACCACCAACTTCCTGCACGGCATCCCGCTCTTCGCGGTATCGATCGCACTCGAGCGCCAGGGGCAGATCGTCGCCGGCGTCGTCTACAATCCGGCGATGGACGAGCTCTACACCGCCGAGCGCGGTGGCGGCGCGTTCATGAACGACCGCCGGCTGCGGGTCGCCGGCCGCGCCAAGCTTACCGATGCCGTAATCGGCTGCGGCGTGCCGCATCTCGGGCGCGGCCAGCACGGCAATTTCCTGATCGAATTGCGCAATGTCATGGCCGAGGTCTCCGGCGTTCGCCGCCTCGGCTCCGCCTCCCTCGATCTCGCCTACGTCGCCGCCGGCCGCATGGACGGGTTCTGGGAAGTGGGCCTGTCCGCCTGGGATATCGCCGCCGGCCTGCTCCTGATCCGGGAGGCGGGCGGCTTCGTCTCCGACTTCGAAGGCGGACAGGATATGCTGGAGCGCGGCTCTGTCGTCGCCGGCAACGAGGGCATCCAGCGCGCTCTGCTCAAGACCGTGAAGAAGCCGCTCGCATCCCGCTGA
- the efp gene encoding elongation factor P — MAKISGSEIRPGYVIEHDGGLWVAVKTNTVKPGKGGAYNQVELKNLINGTKLNERFRSAETVEQIRLDLKDFSFLYEQGDALVFMDTESYEQLELPKDFVDERAAFLQDGMMVTVQLYEERPIGISLPDQVTLTITEADPVVKGQTAASSYKPAVLENGVRVLVPPFISAGERIIVDTNEITYVRRAE, encoded by the coding sequence ATGGCCAAGATCAGTGGCAGCGAAATCCGTCCCGGCTATGTCATCGAGCACGATGGCGGCCTGTGGGTGGCCGTCAAGACCAACACCGTCAAGCCCGGCAAGGGCGGCGCCTACAACCAGGTCGAGCTGAAGAACCTGATCAACGGCACCAAGCTCAACGAGCGCTTCCGCTCGGCCGAGACCGTCGAGCAGATCCGGCTCGATCTGAAGGACTTCTCCTTCCTCTACGAGCAGGGCGACGCGCTGGTGTTCATGGATACCGAAAGCTACGAGCAGCTCGAACTGCCGAAGGATTTTGTCGACGAACGCGCCGCTTTCCTTCAGGACGGCATGATGGTGACGGTGCAGCTCTATGAGGAACGGCCGATCGGCATTTCGCTGCCCGATCAGGTGACGCTGACCATCACCGAGGCCGATCCGGTGGTGAAGGGTCAGACGGCGGCCTCCTCCTACAAGCCGGCGGTGCTGGAAAACGGCGTCCGCGTGCTGGTGCCGCCCTTCATCTCGGCCGGCGAGCGCATCATCGTCGACACCAACGAGATCACTTACGTGCGGCGCGCCGAGTAG
- a CDS encoding tetratricopeptide repeat protein, with protein sequence MTIQTAAAAGAETVPLPQPRPDTSAPDTSAPNIRAPNTGAPSTSVPSPGAAHIGKPIETPLPQPATLAPPSADTVNPDRFGAKPADAAYGAFQRGLYKTAYNLAMVRAKNGDPAAQTLVAEILSRGLGVPLNAAEAAKWYGLAAEQGVPEAQFQYALMLLDGRYVKKDDKEAYALMQAAAEAGNRLAQFNFAQLLVQQDPGVAGIAKAAAYYQRAADTGLADAEYAMAQIYANGAGGKPRDDAKARVLLAQAARQNYDTAQLDLAAWMIEGRGGGRDLKSGFAWMRRAAEGGNVAAQNRLAKLYMGGIGTDPDLILAGAWYIVARRAGLIDPEMDDFLQGLDDGQTKQALQKANRLP encoded by the coding sequence TTGACGATCCAGACGGCCGCGGCGGCGGGCGCGGAGACCGTGCCGCTGCCGCAGCCCAGGCCGGACACGAGCGCGCCGGATACAAGCGCCCCCAATATTCGCGCCCCGAATACTGGCGCGCCCAGCACAAGCGTCCCGAGTCCTGGCGCGGCGCATATTGGCAAGCCGATCGAGACACCGCTGCCGCAGCCGGCGACGCTCGCGCCGCCATCCGCCGACACCGTCAATCCCGACCGCTTCGGCGCCAAGCCGGCGGACGCCGCCTACGGCGCCTTCCAGCGCGGGCTCTACAAGACCGCCTACAACCTCGCCATGGTCCGGGCCAAGAACGGCGACCCCGCGGCCCAGACGCTGGTCGCCGAAATCCTGTCGCGCGGATTGGGCGTGCCGCTCAACGCGGCCGAGGCCGCGAAATGGTATGGACTTGCCGCCGAGCAGGGCGTGCCGGAGGCGCAGTTCCAGTATGCGCTGATGCTGCTCGACGGGCGCTATGTGAAGAAGGACGACAAGGAAGCCTATGCGCTGATGCAGGCCGCCGCCGAGGCCGGCAACCGCCTGGCGCAGTTCAATTTCGCGCAATTGCTCGTCCAGCAGGATCCAGGCGTCGCCGGCATTGCCAAGGCCGCCGCGTATTACCAGCGTGCCGCCGACACCGGCCTTGCCGACGCCGAATACGCGATGGCGCAAATCTACGCCAACGGCGCCGGCGGCAAACCGCGCGACGACGCCAAGGCACGCGTGCTTCTGGCGCAGGCGGCCCGGCAGAACTACGACACCGCGCAACTTGATCTCGCCGCCTGGATGATCGAGGGGCGCGGCGGCGGGCGCGACCTGAAGTCGGGCTTTGCCTGGATGAGGCGCGCGGCCGAAGGCGGCAATGTCGCCGCCCAGAACCGCCTCGCCAAGCTCTATATGGGCGGCATCGGCACCGACCCGGACCTGATCCTGGCCGGCGCCTGGTACATCGTCGCCCGCCGCGCCGGGCTGATCGATCCTGAGATGGACGATTTCCTGCAAGGCCTCGACGACGGCCAGACCAAGCAGGCGTTGCAGAAGGCGAACCGGCTGCCCTGA
- a CDS encoding adenylate/guanylate cyclase domain-containing protein, with translation MRLSSTLAWLVDSAGGAVQPDDFLATLGARLVDDGLPLAGGALTLAAPHPIITRRAWLWRAETGVVMEALGFGAGAMPGAGEGDLGREWLAGLGTGVVHDYTVGPEREDAQSENPKLNWVATRPLAEHESNTLDQVARFAAAPLAALAAKSALSALLQAYLGQRSAAQVLAGRSRREVGETIRAVLLYSDLRDFTALSEKTEAEQVVAALNASFDRIAGAVHAFGGEVLKFIGDGVLAIFPVGERSASEACEAALRAIGAARAGMAQLNQVRTRQGMPELQFGMALHLGDMVWGNVGTADRLDFTAIGPAVNLVSRLEGLCRPLGRTVLISGAVAAEISTPLVPLGEHQLRGIARSCAVFGLSDG, from the coding sequence ATGCGGCTTTCTTCAACTCTCGCCTGGCTGGTCGACAGCGCCGGCGGCGCCGTCCAACCGGATGATTTTCTGGCTACGCTCGGCGCGCGGCTGGTTGACGATGGGCTGCCGCTCGCCGGTGGGGCCCTGACGCTCGCCGCGCCGCATCCGATCATAACGCGCCGCGCCTGGCTGTGGCGTGCCGAGACAGGCGTCGTCATGGAGGCGCTGGGTTTTGGCGCCGGCGCGATGCCTGGTGCCGGGGAGGGCGATCTCGGACGCGAATGGCTGGCGGGACTGGGAACCGGTGTTGTGCACGATTACACGGTTGGGCCCGAACGTGAGGATGCGCAATCCGAGAATCCAAAACTGAATTGGGTCGCAACCCGTCCTCTCGCGGAGCACGAATCGAACACACTGGACCAGGTGGCGCGCTTCGCCGCCGCGCCACTTGCCGCTCTCGCCGCCAAGTCGGCACTGTCGGCCCTGCTTCAGGCCTATCTCGGGCAGCGCAGCGCGGCGCAGGTGTTGGCCGGCCGTTCTCGGCGCGAGGTTGGTGAGACGATCCGCGCCGTCCTGCTCTACAGCGATTTGCGCGACTTTACCGCCCTGTCGGAGAAGACGGAAGCCGAACAGGTCGTGGCAGCGCTCAACGCTAGCTTCGATCGCATCGCCGGCGCCGTTCACGCTTTTGGCGGCGAGGTGCTGAAATTCATCGGCGACGGGGTGCTGGCGATCTTTCCTGTCGGCGAGCGCTCGGCTTCCGAGGCTTGCGAGGCCGCGTTGCGCGCGATCGGAGCGGCGCGGGCGGGAATGGCGCAGCTCAATCAGGTTCGTACCAGACAGGGCATGCCCGAGCTGCAGTTCGGCATGGCGCTGCATCTGGGCGACATGGTGTGGGGCAATGTCGGCACAGCCGACCGGCTCGATTTCACCGCGATCGGCCCGGCCGTGAATCTCGTCAGCAGGCTCGAAGGCCTGTGCCGGCCGCTTGGACGGACTGTGCTGATCTCCGGCGCTGTCGCGGCGGAAATATCAACGCCCCTGGTCCCGCTGGGCGAACACCAATTGCGCGGAATCGCCAGATCGTGCGCCGTCTTCGGCCTATCGGACGGGTGA
- a CDS encoding GNAT family N-acetyltransferase encodes MSEIQIRRARQADLSAIVAMLADDALGRAREDTRQPLAQAYLDAFAAVDSDPNQLLAVMTDGADVIGTLQISFLAGLSSRGAWRGQIEAVRIAANRRGERLGQRLLEWAIEKCRERGCRVVQLTTNKSRLDAHRFYERLGFKASHIGYKLEL; translated from the coding sequence ATGAGCGAAATCCAGATCCGCCGCGCGCGGCAAGCCGATCTTTCGGCGATCGTCGCGATGCTTGCCGACGACGCGCTTGGCCGCGCCCGCGAGGACACCAGGCAGCCGCTGGCGCAAGCCTATCTGGATGCCTTCGCTGCGGTCGACAGCGACCCAAACCAGTTGCTGGCGGTGATGACGGACGGCGCCGATGTCATCGGCACGCTGCAGATCAGCTTCCTCGCCGGGCTGTCGTCGCGGGGCGCCTGGCGCGGCCAGATCGAGGCGGTGCGCATCGCGGCGAACCGGCGCGGCGAAAGATTAGGGCAGCGCCTGCTGGAATGGGCGATCGAAAAATGCCGCGAGCGCGGCTGCAGGGTCGTCCAGCTGACCACCAACAAGAGCCGGCTCGACGCGCACCGCTTCTACGAACGGCTCGGCTTCAAGGCCAGCCACATCGGCTACAAGCTCGAACTCTAA
- a CDS encoding sulfite exporter TauE/SafE family protein, which produces MSGLLSDPWFYAAAIPAVILVGLSKGGFGGAVGFVGVPLMALTIPPVQAAAILLPILCLMDIVSVWTWWGIYDRKMLVDMMPGAVIGIGLGWLTAALVTEEMVRLIVGAVALIFVLRWIYLQFRHGADHAVQPNRIAAAFWGTVAGFTSFVAHVGGPPFQVYALPIRLDPKVLSGTAAIFFAATNALKLIPYFALGQFDTTNLIASGALMPLAPLATVAGAWLVRRMRPEVFYPFTYATVAVVAVKLLWDGIAGLM; this is translated from the coding sequence ATGTCAGGCCTGCTCAGCGATCCCTGGTTCTATGCCGCCGCCATTCCGGCGGTCATCCTCGTCGGCCTGTCGAAGGGCGGCTTCGGCGGCGCCGTCGGCTTTGTCGGCGTACCGCTGATGGCGCTGACCATTCCGCCGGTGCAGGCCGCCGCCATCCTGTTGCCGATTCTCTGCCTGATGGACATCGTCTCGGTTTGGACGTGGTGGGGCATCTACGACCGCAAGATGCTGGTCGACATGATGCCGGGCGCCGTCATCGGCATCGGCCTCGGCTGGCTGACGGCGGCCCTGGTGACCGAGGAGATGGTGCGGCTGATCGTCGGCGCCGTCGCGCTGATCTTCGTGCTGCGCTGGATCTATCTGCAGTTCCGCCATGGCGCCGATCACGCGGTGCAGCCGAACCGGATCGCGGCGGCTTTCTGGGGCACGGTTGCCGGTTTCACCAGCTTCGTCGCCCATGTCGGCGGCCCGCCTTTCCAGGTCTATGCGCTGCCCATCCGGCTCGACCCGAAGGTGCTGTCGGGGACGGCCGCGATCTTCTTCGCCGCCACCAATGCGCTGAAGCTCATCCCCTATTTCGCGCTCGGCCAGTTCGACACCACCAACCTGATAGCTTCCGGTGCGCTCATGCCGCTGGCGCCGCTCGCCACCGTGGCAGGCGCCTGGCTGGTGCGTCGCATGCGGCCGGAGGTGTTTTATCCATTCACCTACGCCACTGTCGCGGTGGTGGCGGTCAAGCTGCTCTGGGACGGTATCGCGGGCCTGATGTGA
- a CDS encoding DUF2269 family protein, with product MDWYSIVKFLHVVSAVLWVGGGFVLFLLGALAERAGNIEDKLQAMRASGELGGRFFAPMSMLTLIFGIVMCAFWVGFAELWIVIGLVGYATTFSIGMLVFKPTGERMGAMVAKERITPAVLAIGQRMMSWARLDYAVMLVILADMVLKPTLHDIGILAGMALVVAAGAALALGGSRQMVPSAV from the coding sequence ATGGACTGGTACTCGATCGTCAAATTCCTTCACGTCGTCTCGGCCGTTCTGTGGGTCGGCGGCGGTTTCGTGCTGTTCCTGCTCGGCGCGCTTGCCGAGCGCGCCGGCAACATCGAGGACAAGCTGCAGGCGATGCGCGCCAGCGGCGAGCTCGGCGGCCGCTTCTTCGCGCCGATGTCGATGCTCACCCTGATCTTCGGCATCGTCATGTGTGCCTTCTGGGTCGGCTTTGCCGAGCTGTGGATCGTCATCGGCCTTGTCGGCTACGCCACGACGTTTTCGATCGGCATGCTCGTCTTCAAGCCGACCGGCGAGCGAATGGGCGCCATGGTCGCCAAGGAACGGATCACGCCCGCCGTTCTTGCCATCGGCCAGCGCATGATGAGCTGGGCGCGCCTCGACTACGCGGTGATGCTGGTGATCCTCGCCGACATGGTGCTGAAGCCCACCCTGCACGATATCGGCATCCTCGCCGGCATGGCGCTGGTGGTGGCGGCCGGCGCGGCGCTCGCCCTTGGCGGCAGCCGCCAGATGGTGCCGAGCGCCGTCTGA
- a CDS encoding DUF1465 family protein, translated as MTEPSTGSAKTIKLAERRVFSQSFKPLYQEGMGLVEQAAEYLDGKGRLEAKKLSRTAATLYAAESMRLTTRLMQVASWLLLQRAANSGEMTRDQVASEKSKVRLDTASAHDEVLGWNELPKEFLDLVSRSLRLQALVRRMDEEIYGGAKNETPSSARRANPVSDQISLLNTAFARG; from the coding sequence ATGACCGAGCCTTCGACGGGCAGCGCGAAAACCATAAAGCTCGCGGAACGCAGGGTTTTCTCCCAATCCTTCAAGCCGCTCTACCAGGAGGGCATGGGCCTGGTCGAACAGGCGGCCGAATATCTCGACGGCAAGGGCAGGCTCGAAGCCAAGAAGCTGTCGCGCACGGCGGCGACGCTCTATGCGGCCGAATCGATGCGGCTGACCACCAGGCTGATGCAGGTCGCGTCGTGGCTGCTGCTGCAGCGGGCGGCGAATTCCGGCGAAATGACCCGAGACCAGGTCGCTTCTGAAAAATCCAAGGTGCGGCTCGACACCGCTTCCGCGCATGACGAGGTGCTGGGCTGGAACGAATTGCCGAAGGAATTTCTGGACCTTGTGAGCCGGTCGCTGCGCCTGCAGGCGCTGGTGCGTCGCATGGACGAAGAGATCTATGGCGGTGCCAAGAACGAGACGCCCAGCTCCGCCCGCCGCGCCAATCCGGTTTCCGACCAGATATCGCTGCTCAACACGGCGTTCGCACGCGGCTAG
- the ruvC gene encoding crossover junction endodeoxyribonuclease RuvC, with product MGEAIRIIGIDPGLRRTGWGIVESLGNSLRFVASGTVRSDDKAPLAARLCQLHDGLAEVLHQAMPHEAAIEQTFVNKDATATLKLGQARGIAMLVPARAGLVVAEYAPNAVKKAVIGVGHGEKKQIHMMVKVLMPKAVFDTDDAADALAIAICHAHHRQSVAYRMTALA from the coding sequence ATGGGGGAAGCGATTCGCATCATCGGCATCGATCCGGGACTGAGGCGCACCGGCTGGGGCATCGTCGAGAGCCTCGGCAACTCGCTGCGCTTCGTCGCTTCCGGCACCGTGCGCTCCGACGACAAGGCGCCGCTCGCGGCAAGGCTCTGCCAGTTGCATGACGGGCTGGCGGAGGTGTTGCATCAGGCCATGCCGCACGAGGCGGCCATCGAACAGACTTTCGTCAACAAGGATGCGACGGCGACGCTGAAGCTCGGCCAGGCGCGCGGCATCGCCATGCTGGTGCCGGCGCGCGCCGGGCTGGTGGTCGCCGAATATGCCCCCAATGCGGTCAAGAAAGCGGTCATCGGCGTCGGCCACGGCGAAAAGAAGCAGATCCACATGATGGTGAAGGTGCTGATGCCGAAGGCGGTCTTCGACACCGATGACGCTGCCGATGCTTTGGCCATCGCCATCTGCCACGCGCATCACCGCCAGAGCGTCGCCTACCGGATGACGGCGCTGGCGTGA
- the ruvA gene encoding Holliday junction branch migration protein RuvA, giving the protein MIGKLKGTLDEIDEDSCLVDVHGVGYVAYCSARTLAALPGPGEAVVLFIETYVREDMIRLYGFQSALEREWFRLLMNNVQGVGAKVALAVLSTLAPADLANAIALRDIAMVSRAPGVGKKVAERIVTELKNKAPAYAGSANGTIGLKQELGEGVAAAPITDAVSALVNLGYSRDIAANAVAAALKSAGEGADASKLIRFGLKELAR; this is encoded by the coding sequence ATGATCGGCAAGCTGAAGGGCACGTTGGACGAGATCGATGAGGACTCCTGCCTGGTCGATGTGCACGGCGTCGGCTATGTCGCCTATTGCTCGGCGCGCACGCTGGCAGCGCTGCCAGGGCCCGGCGAGGCGGTGGTACTGTTCATCGAGACCTATGTTCGCGAGGACATGATCCGGCTCTACGGCTTCCAGAGCGCGCTCGAGCGCGAATGGTTCCGGCTGTTGATGAACAATGTGCAGGGCGTCGGCGCCAAGGTGGCGCTGGCGGTGCTGTCGACGCTGGCGCCGGCCGACCTCGCCAATGCCATTGCTTTGCGCGACATCGCCATGGTCTCCCGCGCGCCCGGCGTCGGCAAGAAGGTGGCCGAGCGCATCGTGACAGAGTTGAAGAACAAGGCGCCGGCCTATGCCGGCTCCGCCAACGGCACGATCGGCCTCAAGCAGGAGCTTGGCGAGGGCGTGGCAGCAGCGCCGATCACCGATGCGGTCTCGGCTCTGGTCAATCTCGGCTATTCGCGCGACATCGCGGCGAATGCGGTAGCGGCAGCGCTGAAGTCGGCCGGCGAAGGGGCGGATGCCTCGAAGCTGATCCGCTTCGGACTGAAGGAACTGGCGCGGTGA